One Dromiciops gliroides isolate mDroGli1 chromosome 3, mDroGli1.pri, whole genome shotgun sequence DNA segment encodes these proteins:
- the LOC122746284 gene encoding 60S ribosomal protein L23a-like yields the protein MAPKVKKEAVVPPKTEAKAKDLEAKKAVLKGVHSHKKKIRTSPTFRQPKTLRLRRQPKYPRKSALRRNKLDHCAIIKFPLTTESAMKKIEDNNTLVFIVYVKANKHQMKQAVKKLYDIDVAKVNTDQAGWREEGLCPTGSRLWCFGCCQ from the coding sequence ATGGCGCCGAAGGTGAAGAAGGAAGCGGTTGTTCCCCCCAAGACAGAAGCCAAAGCCAAGGACTTGGAGGCCAAGAAGGCAGTATTGAAGGGTGTGCACAGCCACAAAAAGAAGATCCGAACATCCCCCACCTTCCGGCAACCCAAGACTCTAAGACTTCGAAGGCAGCCCAAATACCCTCGGAAAAGTGCCCTGAGGAGAAACAAGCTTGACCACTGTGCCATCATTAAGTTTCCCTTGACCACTGAGTCTGCTATGAAGAAGATCGAGGACAACAACACCCTTGTCTTCATTGTGTATGTCAAGGCCAACAAGCATCAGATGAAGCAAGCTGTAAAGAAGCTTTATGACATCGATGTGGCCAAGGTCAACACTGATCAGGCTGGATGGAGAGAAGAAGGCCTATGTCCGACTGGCTCCAGACTATGGTGCTTTGGATGTTGCCAATAA